Proteins found in one Lutimonas zeaxanthinifaciens genomic segment:
- a CDS encoding GMC oxidoreductase encodes MSQKYDAIVIGTGISGGWAAKELCESGLKTLVLERGRMVKHVTDYPTMFKENWDFKYRNRASLEDAKRQEKQGRTGYTTAEEHRHWFVDDIDHPYSETKRFDWMRGYHVGGRSITWGRHSYRLSEMDFEANKKDGYGVDWPIRYKDIEPWYDRVEEYIGVSGTNLGLSQLPDGKFTEAMEFNCVEADFAERVADKMNGRVVTHGRIAHITGDKVHEGRGKCQFRNRCMRGCPYGGYFSSNSTTLPAAERTGNMTMRPNSIVYEIVYDEAIGKASGVRIIDAETKERLFFEAEIIFCCASAIASTSILMQSKSKRFPNGLGNDSGELGHNIMDHHLGVGAYAIVDEHQDDYYKGRRPGGMYIPRFRNLDEKSQRSDYVRGYGYQGAASRRNWRRGIAEMSFGESMKEELVKPGPWVIGITGFGECLPYHENKITLNYDKPDQWGLPTVDFDVEFKENERKMRVDIQEQAVAMLKAAGYEKVQGFDNPNDYAPGLAIHEMGGARMGRDPKTSVLNEYNQVHEVKNVYVTDGACMTSSGCQNPSLTYMALTARAADHAAREFNKNKNKKV; translated from the coding sequence ATGAGTCAAAAGTATGATGCCATAGTAATTGGGACGGGTATTTCAGGTGGATGGGCTGCAAAGGAACTTTGTGAAAGCGGCCTGAAAACATTGGTTTTAGAACGTGGAAGAATGGTAAAGCATGTTACTGATTACCCAACCATGTTTAAGGAAAACTGGGATTTTAAATACCGTAACAGGGCTTCCTTAGAAGATGCCAAAAGACAAGAAAAACAAGGCAGAACGGGTTATACAACAGCTGAGGAACACAGACACTGGTTTGTTGATGACATCGATCATCCTTATTCTGAAACAAAACGATTTGACTGGATGAGAGGATATCATGTTGGGGGAAGGTCCATTACTTGGGGAAGACATTCCTATCGGTTGAGTGAAATGGATTTTGAGGCCAATAAAAAAGATGGATACGGTGTAGACTGGCCCATAAGATATAAGGATATTGAGCCCTGGTATGATAGAGTTGAAGAATATATTGGAGTTAGCGGGACTAACCTGGGCCTCAGTCAGCTTCCCGACGGTAAATTTACGGAAGCCATGGAATTCAACTGCGTTGAGGCTGATTTTGCTGAAAGAGTAGCGGATAAAATGAACGGTCGGGTGGTAACCCACGGTAGGATAGCACATATAACAGGAGATAAGGTGCATGAAGGGAGAGGTAAATGCCAGTTTAGAAACCGATGTATGAGGGGTTGTCCTTATGGAGGATACTTTAGCAGTAATTCGACAACCCTTCCTGCAGCTGAAAGAACTGGAAATATGACCATGAGGCCCAACTCCATAGTTTATGAAATTGTTTATGATGAGGCTATTGGAAAAGCCTCAGGGGTTCGGATCATAGATGCCGAAACAAAAGAAAGGCTTTTTTTTGAAGCTGAGATCATTTTTTGTTGTGCCTCAGCGATTGCCTCCACCTCGATCCTAATGCAGTCAAAATCAAAACGGTTTCCAAATGGATTAGGCAATGACAGCGGGGAGCTGGGACATAATATCATGGATCATCATCTCGGAGTTGGTGCTTATGCAATTGTGGACGAACATCAGGATGATTACTATAAGGGAAGGCGCCCAGGAGGGATGTATATTCCGAGATTCAGAAATCTGGATGAGAAATCGCAACGCTCAGATTATGTAAGAGGTTACGGATACCAGGGAGCCGCGAGCAGAAGGAACTGGAGAAGAGGTATAGCTGAAATGAGTTTTGGGGAATCCATGAAGGAGGAACTTGTAAAACCTGGCCCCTGGGTTATAGGAATTACGGGATTTGGAGAATGTTTGCCTTATCACGAGAATAAGATCACATTAAATTATGACAAGCCGGACCAGTGGGGATTACCCACCGTTGACTTTGATGTTGAGTTCAAGGAAAATGAAAGGAAGATGCGAGTCGATATCCAGGAACAGGCTGTTGCCATGCTGAAAGCTGCAGGTTACGAAAAAGTACAGGGATTTGACAACCCTAATGATTATGCGCCGGGATTGGCGATACATGAAATGGGAGGAGCAAGAATGGGTAGAGATCCTAAAACTTCGGTTCTCAACGAATACAATCAGGTTCATGAAGTCAAAAACGTATATGTTACTGACGGGGCTTGTATGACTTCGTCCGGATGTCAGAATCCATCCCTCACCTATATGGCTCTCACGGCGAGAGCTGCTGATCACGCAGCTCGGGAATTTAATAAAAACAAGAATAAAAAGGTATGA
- a CDS encoding gluconate 2-dehydrogenase subunit 3 family protein: protein MKRREALKGLGLATGFLVATPAALSVLQSCEGKEETWSALFLNPEEKKLVTDLVDIILPSGSTPGGLELNLPQFIDLMCNDTLSEEEQGLFHAGSKVFSDKLEESSGKKIKKANKKDIEELFLTYFQLKPEEEGKVKYMLYGNRDDLDENEKKNFDLYKFLFTVRGLALFGYFTSEKVGTEVLNFDPIPGEYLPCIPVSEIGNAWTI, encoded by the coding sequence ATGAAAAGGAGAGAGGCATTAAAGGGATTAGGATTGGCAACAGGGTTCCTTGTTGCAACACCTGCGGCATTAAGTGTGTTACAGTCTTGCGAAGGCAAGGAGGAAACCTGGTCAGCTTTATTTTTAAACCCTGAAGAGAAGAAGCTGGTTACAGATTTGGTCGATATTATATTACCCTCGGGATCTACCCCGGGTGGTTTGGAATTGAACCTTCCTCAGTTTATTGATCTCATGTGCAATGATACCTTATCTGAAGAAGAGCAGGGTTTATTTCATGCTGGAAGTAAAGTTTTTTCCGACAAGTTGGAAGAATCTTCAGGGAAAAAGATCAAAAAAGCAAACAAAAAAGACATAGAGGAATTGTTTTTGACTTATTTTCAGCTAAAACCTGAAGAAGAAGGAAAAGTAAAATATATGTTATATGGCAACCGGGATGACCTTGATGAAAATGAGAAAAAGAACTTTGATCTTTACAAATTTCTTTTTACGGTAAGAGGACTTGCATTGTTTGGATATTTTACCTCAGAGAAAGTAGGAACCGAGGTCCTTAATTTTGATCCTATTCCAGGAGAATATTTACCCTGTATACCGGTATCAGAGATAGGAAATGCCTGGACAATTTGA
- a CDS encoding SMP-30/gluconolactonase/LRE family protein, which translates to MQNKYITVLFIGFLITGFSNQGETEEMKNHKVELSLKVKAKLGEGAFWDHKEKVLYWVDIEDRKVFLFDPLTKSNRVFETPSRVGTVVPKNKDEAVIALEDGIYILNTQSGGISLLSDVESKMRENRFNDGKCDPNGNLWVGSMHLDQSAPKANLYKISPSGESTKMLDSVTISNGIVWTKDKSTMYYIDTPTGHIRAFDYNSDTSEISNERIAVVIPESLGYGDGMTIDEEDKLWVALWNGNSVVRFDPESGELLEKIKVPAHNVTSCSFGGPNFETLYITTSSLDMNEEESKKFPNAGSLFEVKPGVNGVKGNFFAQ; encoded by the coding sequence ATGCAAAACAAATATATCACAGTACTGTTCATCGGGTTCCTGATAACAGGGTTTTCTAACCAAGGAGAAACTGAGGAAATGAAGAATCACAAGGTTGAATTAAGTTTAAAAGTAAAGGCAAAATTAGGAGAAGGTGCATTTTGGGATCATAAAGAGAAGGTTCTGTATTGGGTAGATATTGAAGACAGAAAGGTTTTTTTGTTTGACCCTTTAACAAAATCAAACCGGGTTTTTGAAACACCCTCACGCGTTGGTACCGTGGTACCAAAAAACAAGGATGAAGCGGTCATTGCCCTGGAAGACGGGATTTACATTCTTAATACCCAATCAGGAGGTATTTCACTTTTGTCGGATGTTGAATCCAAAATGCGGGAAAACAGATTTAATGATGGTAAGTGTGACCCCAACGGTAATTTATGGGTGGGATCCATGCATTTGGATCAGTCAGCACCCAAAGCGAATCTTTACAAAATAAGCCCATCAGGAGAGAGTACTAAAATGCTTGATAGTGTAACCATATCAAACGGAATCGTATGGACAAAGGATAAAAGCACGATGTACTATATAGACACTCCCACAGGCCATATACGGGCATTTGACTACAATTCAGATACAAGTGAAATCTCCAATGAAAGAATCGCAGTTGTGATTCCTGAATCGCTTGGGTATGGAGACGGAATGACCATTGATGAGGAAGATAAACTATGGGTTGCGCTTTGGAACGGGAATTCTGTGGTCAGGTTCGATCCCGAATCAGGGGAACTATTGGAGAAAATAAAGGTGCCTGCACATAATGTAACTTCGTGCTCGTTTGGAGGGCCCAATTTTGAAACCCTTTATATTACAACCTCAAGCCTGGATATGAATGAAGAGGAATCGAAGAAATTTCCAAACGCGGGATCCTTATTTGAGGTTAAACCAGGAGTAAACGGGGTAAAAGGAAATTTTTTTGCACAATAG
- the gndA gene encoding NADP-dependent phosphogluconate dehydrogenase, producing the protein MIVIVMGVSGCGKTTVARELSKRLKLPFFDADSYHPQENIDKMSGGKPLNDEDRASWLEILSSNLQQWEEDKGAVLACSALKEKYRKTLSTNLQQLHWVYLDGSYELIMNRINQRTGHYMSGQLLKSQFEALEIPQYGIHVDIDRSPKEIVDQIITNMESKKSEFGVFGLGVMGSSISLNIADKGYQLSVYNRADGGEEDVVDDFLSKHSGYQNIRGFTELKAFILSLSRPRKILIMIKAGPTVDLVLGQLFPLLEKGDIIIDGGNSHFKNTKKRYDLARQFGVEFIGAGISGGEEGARKGPSIMPGGTAESYNHVSDILESIAAKDDFGKTCCTYIGPEGSGHFIKMVHNGIEYVEMQLLAEIYTLLSKQMDYQEIASLFKSWNNGEAYSYLLDITIRILEKKEGDTYLLDVILDKAGNKGTGSWSSKAAFDLGIPNTMMSSAVFARYISSFKEARVKMAAKMEAKNDSLMDVDLKSLEKAYRFGRLINHQQGFMLMESASNSYGWNLNFSEIARIWSNGCIIKSHLMNELHEEFKTEQDLMQMNSVFNRLKEAEESVKEILSLALEKRVSMHCLTASYHYWIDMTSSRLSANLIQAQRDFFGAHTYQRTDAPESEYFHTNWL; encoded by the coding sequence ATGATCGTAATAGTGATGGGTGTTAGCGGATGTGGTAAAACCACGGTTGCCAGAGAACTTTCAAAGAGGCTTAAACTTCCGTTTTTTGATGCGGATAGTTATCACCCGCAGGAGAACATTGATAAAATGTCAGGCGGTAAACCTTTGAATGACGAAGACCGTGCTTCCTGGCTGGAAATATTATCCTCTAATCTGCAGCAGTGGGAAGAGGATAAAGGAGCGGTGCTCGCCTGTTCTGCCTTGAAGGAAAAATACAGAAAAACATTATCCACAAACCTTCAACAGCTTCATTGGGTATATCTGGATGGATCGTACGAACTTATCATGAATCGAATCAATCAGAGAACAGGCCATTATATGAGTGGCCAACTTTTAAAATCACAGTTTGAGGCCCTCGAGATACCGCAGTATGGAATCCATGTGGATATAGATCGGTCTCCTAAAGAAATTGTAGATCAAATAATAACAAATATGGAAAGTAAAAAGAGTGAATTTGGTGTCTTTGGTTTGGGTGTCATGGGAAGCAGTATCAGTCTGAATATTGCTGATAAGGGCTACCAGTTATCTGTGTATAACAGAGCTGATGGCGGTGAGGAAGATGTGGTGGATGATTTTTTGTCTAAACATTCAGGGTATCAAAATATAAGGGGGTTTACCGAACTAAAAGCTTTTATTTTATCGCTTTCCAGACCAAGAAAGATTCTTATTATGATCAAGGCCGGCCCAACGGTTGATTTGGTTCTTGGTCAATTATTTCCATTGCTTGAGAAGGGTGATATTATAATTGATGGTGGGAACTCTCATTTTAAGAATACCAAGAAAAGATACGACCTCGCGAGGCAGTTTGGTGTCGAGTTCATAGGCGCGGGAATTTCAGGAGGGGAAGAAGGGGCAAGGAAAGGACCCTCAATCATGCCGGGAGGAACCGCGGAAAGTTACAATCATGTATCGGATATTTTAGAATCCATAGCCGCCAAAGATGATTTTGGTAAAACCTGTTGTACCTACATAGGACCGGAAGGATCCGGTCATTTTATTAAAATGGTTCACAACGGGATTGAATATGTCGAAATGCAGTTGTTGGCCGAGATTTATACGCTGTTGTCAAAGCAGATGGATTACCAGGAAATAGCGTCGTTGTTTAAAAGTTGGAACAATGGAGAGGCTTACAGTTATCTTTTAGACATTACCATAAGAATCTTGGAGAAAAAAGAGGGAGATACTTATTTGCTCGATGTTATTTTGGACAAAGCAGGGAATAAAGGAACAGGATCCTGGTCGAGTAAAGCCGCTTTTGATCTCGGGATACCGAACACGATGATGTCCTCGGCAGTATTCGCAAGATATATTTCGTCCTTTAAAGAAGCGCGTGTAAAAATGGCTGCAAAAATGGAGGCTAAAAATGATAGCTTGATGGATGTAGACCTCAAATCCCTGGAAAAGGCTTATCGTTTTGGCAGATTGATCAATCATCAACAAGGCTTTATGCTCATGGAATCGGCATCAAATTCGTATGGTTGGAATTTGAATTTTTCAGAAATAGCAAGAATATGGTCAAATGGCTGCATTATAAAGTCGCATTTGATGAATGAATTGCATGAGGAGTTTAAAACAGAGCAGGACTTAATGCAAATGAATTCTGTTTTTAACAGGCTTAAAGAAGCGGAGGAGTCAGTAAAGGAAATTTTATCCCTGGCTCTTGAAAAGAGGGTTTCCATGCATTGTCTGACAGCTTCTTATCACTATTGGATCGATATGACTAGTTCCAGGTTATCAGCCAACCTTATCCAGGCGCAGAGAGATTTTTTTGGAGCCCATACCTACCAGCGCACTGATGCGCCGGAATCGGAATATTTTCACACTAATTGGTTGTAA
- a CDS encoding nucleoside deaminase, which yields MCNNFNKKFIDEAAKALNEQNDEVSYDENEYMEQAAAIAIKGVVQNEGGPFGCIIVKDGEIIGRGNNKVTSTNDPTAHAEIIAIREACKKLDSFQLEDCIIYTSCEPCPMCLGAIYWARPKKVYYGCSKTDAAKIGFDDKFIYQELNMELSKRKIPFEQLNRKEAMKAFKAWEEKEDKIEY from the coding sequence ATGTGCAATAATTTTAATAAAAAATTTATTGATGAAGCGGCCAAAGCGCTGAATGAACAGAATGACGAAGTCTCATATGACGAGAATGAATATATGGAACAGGCTGCGGCTATAGCAATCAAAGGAGTTGTACAGAATGAAGGAGGCCCTTTTGGATGTATTATAGTTAAAGACGGGGAAATCATTGGCAGAGGCAATAACAAAGTCACTTCTACAAATGACCCAACTGCTCATGCTGAAATTATAGCGATCAGAGAGGCCTGTAAAAAACTTGATTCTTTTCAACTTGAAGATTGTATCATTTATACAAGTTGCGAACCTTGTCCGATGTGCCTTGGTGCAATCTATTGGGCCAGGCCCAAAAAAGTTTATTACGGATGTAGTAAAACCGATGCAGCAAAAATCGGTTTCGACGACAAATTTATATATCAGGAACTCAATATGGAATTGAGCAAAAGAAAAATTCCATTTGAACAATTAAATAGGAAAGAAGCTATGAAAGCCTTTAAGGCCTGGGAAGAAAAAGAAGATAAAATAGAGTATTAA
- the fumC gene encoding class II fumarate hydratase translates to MNYRIERDTIGDVQVPADKYWGAQTERSRNNFKIGEAASMPKEIIEGFAYLKKAAAYTNHELGVLDKEKRDAIGTVCDEILEGKLFDQFPLVIWQTGSGTQSNMNCNEVIANKAHVNRGGDLTDSERFIHPNDDVNKSQSSNDTFPTGMHIAIYKKVVEVTIPGVEQLRNTLHQKSIEFSNVVKIGRTHLMDATPLTLGQEFSGYVSQLDHGIKALKNTLEHLSELALGGTAVGTGINTPEGYSELVAKYIAEFTELPFVSAENKFEALAAHDAVVETHGALKQLAVSLMKIANDIRMLASGPRSGIGEIIIPANEPGSSIMPGKVNPTQSEALTMVCTQVIGNDVAVTVGGMTGHYELNVFKPVMAANALHSAQLIGDACVSFNENCAVGIEPNYPKIQELLNNSLMLVTALNTKIGYENSAKIAKTAHKNGTTLREEAINLGFLTGEEFDEWVKPEDMVGSLKV, encoded by the coding sequence ATGAATTACAGAATAGAGCGCGATACAATTGGAGATGTCCAGGTACCCGCAGACAAATACTGGGGAGCTCAAACCGAAAGATCAAGAAACAATTTTAAAATTGGTGAGGCAGCCTCTATGCCAAAAGAAATTATTGAAGGTTTTGCATATTTGAAAAAAGCAGCCGCCTATACAAATCATGAACTTGGTGTGCTTGACAAGGAAAAAAGAGATGCCATAGGAACCGTATGTGACGAGATACTGGAAGGTAAATTATTTGATCAGTTCCCATTGGTCATTTGGCAAACAGGTTCCGGCACCCAGAGCAATATGAATTGCAATGAAGTAATTGCCAATAAAGCGCATGTCAATCGTGGAGGTGACCTTACAGATAGCGAGCGATTCATTCATCCAAACGATGATGTGAACAAGTCTCAGTCTTCGAATGACACCTTCCCCACGGGTATGCATATTGCCATCTACAAAAAGGTGGTGGAAGTTACAATTCCGGGTGTGGAACAATTAAGAAATACCCTTCACCAAAAGTCTATTGAATTCTCCAACGTTGTAAAAATTGGAAGGACACATTTAATGGATGCAACGCCACTTACCTTGGGGCAAGAGTTTTCAGGATATGTTTCGCAACTTGATCACGGTATAAAAGCCCTTAAAAATACACTGGAACACCTTTCTGAACTGGCCTTGGGAGGTACCGCAGTAGGAACGGGAATCAATACTCCGGAAGGATATTCCGAACTTGTAGCGAAGTATATAGCAGAATTTACTGAATTGCCTTTTGTTTCGGCCGAGAATAAATTTGAGGCCCTTGCGGCCCACGATGCTGTGGTTGAAACACACGGGGCTTTAAAACAACTTGCGGTATCACTGATGAAAATAGCCAATGATATCCGAATGCTGGCTTCAGGACCAAGAAGTGGTATTGGAGAAATTATTATTCCAGCAAATGAACCAGGGTCTTCCATCATGCCGGGGAAAGTAAATCCTACGCAATCAGAAGCGCTTACCATGGTTTGTACTCAGGTCATAGGAAATGATGTTGCCGTGACTGTTGGGGGCATGACAGGACATTACGAATTGAATGTATTTAAACCTGTAATGGCTGCCAACGCATTACATTCGGCTCAACTTATCGGTGACGCCTGTGTTTCATTCAATGAAAATTGTGCGGTAGGAATTGAACCAAACTATCCTAAAATTCAGGAATTGCTGAATAATTCATTGATGCTGGTTACCGCATTGAATACAAAGATCGGTTACGAGAATTCTGCTAAAATTGCCAAGACTGCTCATAAAAATGGTACAACCTTAAGGGAAGAAGCCATCAACCTTGGTTTTCTGACCGGAGAAGAATTTGATGAATGGGTAAAACCAGAGGATATGGTGGGAAGCCTGAAAGTATAA